Below is a genomic region from Miscanthus floridulus cultivar M001 chromosome 1, ASM1932011v1, whole genome shotgun sequence.
CTGAGTGGCTGAGTGTTATTTCAGAATTTGCGTTCTTTTGAGAATTTGCATGTTGGTCTAAGATAGCACTTCCTTGTCACTGTGTTTGGCTACCATGAACCAAAGCTTCTGATTTCTCCATTCTCTATCTATAGATCTATAGAAGTACAGGACTCATAAATATATTAGCATAAGGGAGCCATCACAATAACCTGCCATCTTTTTTGTATGCCAGGGAAAAGTACTCTTGCATGTGCACTGAGTCGCGAGTTGCATTATAGAGGCCACCTCACATATGTACTTGATGGTGACAACCTTAGACATGGCCTAACTCGAGATTTAAGCTTCAAGGCAGAAGACCGTGCAGAAAATATACGAAGAGTTGGTAAGttctgaaaaaagaagacgatTCACTAGAGATTCTTTCACTATAGCTAAATCTTTTGTGCAGGTGAAGTGGCAAAGCTTTTTGCCGATGCTGGTATCATATGCATTGCTAGCTTGATATCTCCATACAGGAGAGATCGTGATGCATGCCGTGCTCTACTTCCAGATTCTATCTTTATTGAAGTATGCTCACTTATGATTCTTTTAAGTTCTGTCAGTGTTAATAGCCTATCTAACTACATGCAAGCTCTGTAGGTATTTTTGGATGTGCCCCTAAAAATTTGTGAAGCTCGTGATCCTAAAGGTCTGTACAAGCTTGCACGCACAGGAAAGATTAAAGGTACAGTCAGCCTTTGAACCTTTTCTAGACATTCAAGTTTCCTCTATGGGACACCCCAGGTGAAAGAAGTGACTTCAAGCATTTCCATTTGACAAACAGGTTTCACTGGAGTTGATGATCCATACGAACCGCCAGTTAATGGTGAGGTGAGCCTAAAGAGCATGCCTTGCTTCCTACATGATCACACCGTACAGTACAATTTCTAGAACTGTAACTCTGAAATATAGATTCCTCACTATTGATGTAGTGCTTACGGACGTCATTATGCTGTGACTACTGATGTTTAGCACAAACAAGCACTTCCTTTCTACGCTCTTATTCCTTAACGTTGAGAAATAGAGCtataagatttttttttattgtttCCATCACTATCTCTATGCTCCAGTGATCCTCATTCAGTGAAGAATTAACAGCATGTAACAAAGTTAAAATTAAGCAATAGCTTGTATTTTCCACTATGGACTACTTAAAGCTGATGCCTGATGACAATAACACTAATTCCTTGTTAGCTATGAGTTTAGTTCATGCAATTTGGGAATGCCATACATACGTCTGGATTCTGATTACCAGCTTTAGAAACAAAAGCAATATTTTCTTATATTTTAGATATGTTTTCCATATTAAGTTTGACTTGCTCATTTCATTTAATAAAAAATTAGCTATGGTCATCATTCAGCAGTCGACCATAACCCTTTGCCTCTATTGCCATATTTAAATGCAAATTTAACCATTTATTTAGAAAAGCTGGCTTGATCTTTGTGCGGTCTTATACAGATAGTAATTACGATGAAAGATGGGGAATGCCCTTCACCCAAAGCAATGGCCAAGCAAGTTCTATGCTACCTTGAAGAGAACGGATATTTGCAAGCTTAGCACATATTTGAGAAGATTGTTGTGATTCTTGTGTGTCCATTACTTGTGGACACAATATGATCTGTTGGTCATCAATAAAAGGCATCAACACGTAGCAAGTAACAGAGGCGTGGTTCGTTCAGAAACGGATACAGATTCATTCGTTTCATTGTTGATGATATTTGTTTCGTGTGTATTGTGCTTGCATAGCTGCGATTTATCTGCATCAGCAATTCAGGATGCATTCGGTTAACTCGTGTTGACCGTTTGTGTGAATTTGGGTAGTTGTTCTGTGCTTTGGGTTCACTGTTGGCAATGTATTTGTTACAAGTAAATACGAATAAATTGTGTAATTTGTATATCACTTGTTTCCTCTTGGAATAAAAACCAAGGAACATTGTAACGCCTCCCATTGAGTTCAGACCTTTTGGCTTGTGCTGCCTCTTTCATTGTTGCAGTTTCTGAGTCGGTAGGAACGGGTTTACAAACCCTTCCACAGAAAAGGCTGCCATTTTGTCTTACTATatgctttttctttctttttgcacACAGGAAGATATATTCTCAACTTCTCAGTGACTGATTTTTTTTAGGATTAGTACTTCTCAGTGACTGTTATATTCATATCTTCATCGATCTTGTTGGTctctccctcccccccccccgccccccccccccccccccccccccccccccccccccccccccccatccatGGGCACACAATCAGCCATCCTGATCATATCACGAGCTAGTATTGTAATCATGGTCATCCAAAGAGCCACACAACACAGCACTGATACTTGGAGGAGCCGCAAAGCAGCTGGAAATGAACGACTGACATGAGCTGCCCGTGCCAATACGGCCGACCAGCACCTTATCTCGGTTCTGACCGATGGAGCTTGGAAGCATCGACGCATTCCATTGGACCGAATTGCAACATTTTCCACAGGACTTAGGCAGCATGATTACGTGAAAAGCTGCAAGTTGCATGTGCTGCTTTGGATAGACCGTTCCACTGGCCAGTGGGCTCCCCACTCACTCGCTACCGCCGACCGGCTGCTGCTTCCTGTCGGCTTCGAGTCTGAGTCTGAGATACATACTCTGAAGCTGAACTTCCGGGCTCTGGGTTCTGACCACTTTTCTCCTAATAGATATAGGGTCTaggagaggaagaaaagaaaaggcgaGTCACAGAAAAACTTGGGTGGTGGGTGGATGGTGAGGTTAGGGCAGAATTCACATTCACATCACGGTCTTTTAGTAAGTCCGTGTGCAGCCGAAGCTACCTAACCATCATTCCATCAAGCATCAGCACAAGGAAACGACGGAGAGAATCGTCCGCGGTCCGGCCTTCTTCCTCCGCCGCCCTTTGAATCCTGTGTCAGACGGTAGTGAGGGCTGAGGCAGCATGTGCATGCATGTCCATGTACGGCGTAGGCGACGGTGTATGCGTCTGTCACACTCTGTCTACAGTCTCCGGAGTACGGAGGACGGGAGAAGTTGCGGCGGTAAACAATGCGGGGAGCTCACCCAGTTCAACTCCATCGGGCGACGAACCAAACTGTCCCAGGGCCGATTTTGATTTGGTCCAAGTCGCAGCAGGACAAAAAAAACAGAACGGACGAGTTAAATCAAATCGATTGACCACCTAGCCGAAGTGCCGAACCCCTTCTCTCATTTTTTTCTGCTCTCTTTTTTCGCTCGATCCGCACTAACCGGCGCTTAAATCAAATCAGGCACGCGCCGGAGCTGACCACCTCGCACGCATCAAAATAATCCAGTCGCTAATCACGCCAAGTGTTAGGCTGGGATAGTGGAACGAGCTAGCAACTGAACAGTACAGCACAGGGAGAAAAAAAATCGATAAGAACTGGTATACTGCTATACGGCATACGGCATAGGGTGTGATTATCCGATGGTTAACCGTCCTGGGCGCGTGTGGTTTGCGTCAGCAGATACGTGACGGCTTCAGCTGAGTACTGCTATGCTATACCGGCATACAGTCTCATCGGCCGATGATTAGCCTGGCCAGTCACTAACCTGAGCAGTCACTAGTCCTCGTACATACTTAACGTAAACCGTCCTGGGCGTGTGGTTCGCGTCAGCAGATGCGTGACGACTTGTGACATATAGAAATCTGTCCGGACTCCGGAGAGGTACGGTCAATTCCAAGAGATTTGGCAGGGTGGGTTTTTGGGCAGTGGCTCGCAGCCTGCCTGAGCCTGACCGATCAAAATCAAACCCGTGCACGCTATTGCTCGGGTCTGGATGGCTTGCCGGGTTCGACTTGGACCTCGCCACTTCGCCGGCCGGCGTACGACTGCCCGCGCGGCGACCCATGCCGCCCCGATCTTCGCGCCGATCGAAAAGGCTTTCCACTACCTGCCGGTTCCGTTGGAAGTCACGGGTCGGCGGCCCTGTAGATTTCGTCAGGACGCCGCTGGGCGCTGGCTGCCCACCTGCCGTGTGCCGTGTGCTCGGCGCCCGCGCCGCTCCCGTCCAACGCCGGCATACCGAACATAACGGCCGCGGATGGATGCGTCCATCCAATCCAAAATCCCAAGCCGGGACCCGGCCGCAGCCGTGTCGTGACTCGTCATGCGGGCGGGCGTCACGTGCGCGATGCGCGGGAGAAGTCAGCGGCGCGCGGTTGCGCAACCGCACGGGATGCCAACGGAGCCGGAATTCCTCGCCCGCACGGATCCGCTTGCCAATTTGCAGGGGACAAGTGTCGGAGTAGGCTATTCCGGAGAAGACAGGCCCGCCCAATTCAATCACGTCCTAAGCGTTTTGTTTAGCTTTCGTGCGTCCTTTCAGGATCTCAATGTAGGCAGTATTTAGAACAAACGTGATTTTTTTTGTTCGTGCGTTTTTCCTATGAAAACCTTGCGTAATTCTTATGAAATTCCCGCGTTCCAAACAAGTCCGTATGATTTTTTACTGAACTCTTCTAGCTTATTATTAGTTTCCTTACATAATTTATTAAACTTTTCTTTtccttgccaaaaaaaaaagaattaaacttttcttttcttctataaATATATCTTTCTTTACATATTAGTCTCTCTTCCCTTGCATAAATAAGCACGCAATAAGAGTTCTGACTAATCACCTCTTATGTTTCTATTTTGTAGAATGTATGTAAACTGCGACAAAACTTGCTTGTCAACCAAAAAAACCTATGACAATACTGATCATGTTTATCTTAGAACATTTGCAATCTTAAACGCAATCGACAACAAAACTTGCTTGTCAACCAAAAAAAAAACCTATAACAATAATGTCGTGTTTATCTTAGAGCATTTGAAATCCTAAATGCAACCAACTATACTACGTTACACGTTTATGGTGCGCGCCAGTATCTGCCTCATAGGTTTGGCATAAACTTATAAAAAAGGGTAGCAATCTACTCTCTCGCTTCACAACAACATATCATCTAACATAAGATTTACTCAAACCTTAAAAACCACCCCCTCCGTCCCTGAATAAATTAATTTCTAGAATTGTTCCAAGTCAAATTTGTATCTCCTATAAAGCTAATACCCACTACAACATACAAGCCATCCACATCACCCCTAACTATCCACATCATTTACACTAATAATCATGTCATTCCACTAATTTTCAATATCTTAATACaaactatccacatcatctctAGTTATTTTCATTCAAAATCGTTAGCAATCCCCGCGGCAACACGCGCTGTATCTTCTAGTTTTGTTATGTTTAACTGGACTCGTAGGGAAAAAAGCAGAAATATTTGTGTCACCAAATAaacatattatgaaaatatagttTATGATGTATCTAATGACACTGATTTGGTGCCATAAATCTTGGTGCTCTTTTGTGTAAATTCAGCCAAACTTCAAAAAATTGACTTCAGACATCTCTAGGCATTGATTTATTTAGGGACATAGGAAGTACTAAATGATTTAATGGTCTATATTTTATTGAAGAGTCCACACCAAATACAACAAATAAACAAATAAATTTGAAAATAACAATCTATATCTATACATGATTAGTTGGAGCATCCTAACACCTTACTTATTTTAAATGTCGTCTTTCTTTATGTTATATATTGTGCATCTAAGTTTATATAGAAGTTATTTAACAACATTTTTTCATAAACTAATTTATACACTTTATATCAAAACCTTAACCCTGACTAATATATGTAAGATACGATGCGATGTCACTTgtgagggcctgtttagttcccaaattttttcaagattccccgtcacatcgaatctttggacgcatgcatgaagcattaaatatagataaaaaaataaaactaattacatagtttagacgaaattcacgagacgaatcttttaagcctaattagaccatgattggacactaattgtcaaataacaacgaagctgctacagtaccattttgcaaaaaaattcgCCATCCAAACTGGCCCTGAGATATAGGATTGCTATGTGAGTTAAAGAAAGATTCTGATCCTTGTTGGACGATACACTTGAGACCGGGTGAGATATAGGATTGCTATGTGAGTTAAAGAAAGATTCTGATCCAGGGATTTCGGCTCAGCTCTGGCCACCAAGAGAGATGGGCAAGCAGCCGCACGCACGCACTGCATACTCTGGCTCTGTTGCTTTGCTGCACCCCAAGTCTGGACCTTAACGTGCACACCAGTAGCTGCTGTTATCATGTTATTAGCCTGCtatactactagtactagtactagtactaggtACTACTCCTAGCAGTTACTAGCACTTAGTAGCTTTTAGCAGCGCAGCTTTGCAAGATACTGCAATCTGGAACTGGAACCTCAGCGAGTCAGCGCAGTTGATGCGGGCATTCACCAAGAGTTGGTGATTGGCAATGAACTAGCATCACAAGCAAGATGAAGTTTCTTCATGCATCTCGCTCACCCCGTTGCCGAGTAACCAACCTCCCGTGCTGGAACTCAAGCGTCGAAACGGCAGGCCTGGCCCGCTTGAGTTGCCTGGCTTGCCAGCGCCCGCTTCCGCGGTCTTGCCCCCACGGCACTCCTCCACGCCACGCGCGGGGAGACGACGAAGAGCCAGGAGGTCACGCACCCATACCCCGTGGTGTG
It encodes:
- the LOC136504649 gene encoding adenylyl-sulfate kinase 3-like isoform X1, encoding MASLPVPHTLPRASPAVVGVARGRRGRAAVRVRTATAALGGGCGGGGMEQRHGEAPHAPVKEKPVMSNIGKSTNILWHNCPIGQSDRQKLLGQKGCVVWITGLSGSGKSTLACALSRELHYRGHLTYVLDGDNLRHGLTRDLSFKAEDRAENIRRVGEVAKLFADAGIICIASLISPYRRDRDACRALLPDSIFIEVFLDVPLKICEARDPKGLYKLARTGKIKGFTGVDDPYEPPVNGEIVITMKDGECPSPKAMAKQVLCYLEENGYLQA
- the LOC136504649 gene encoding adenylyl-sulfate kinase 3-like isoform X2, whose translation is MASLPVPHTLPRASPAVVGVARGRRGRAAVRVRTATAALGGGCGGGGMEQRHGEAPHAPVKEKPVMSNIGKSTNILWHNCPIGQSDRQKLLGQKGCVVWITGLSGSGKSTLACALSRELHYRGHLTYVLDGDNLRHGLTRDLSFKAEDRAENIRRVGEVAKLFADAGIICIASLISPYRRDRDACRALLPDSIFIEVFLDVPLKICEARDPKGLYKLARTGKIKGFTGVDDPYEPPVNDSNYDERWGMPFTQSNGQASSMLP
- the LOC136504649 gene encoding adenylyl-sulfate kinase 3-like isoform X4, which produces MASLPVPHTLPRASPAVVGVARGRRGRAAVRVRTATAALGGGCGGGGMEQRHGEAPHAPVKEKPVMSNIGKSTNILWHNCPIGQSDRQKLLGQKGCVVWITGLSGSGKSTLACALSRELHYRGHLTYVLDGDNLRHGLTRDLSFKAEDRAENIRRVGEVAKLFADAGIICIASLISPYRRDRDACRALLPDSIFIELVILKVCTSLHAQERLKVSLELMIHTNRQLMVR
- the LOC136504649 gene encoding adenylyl-sulfate kinase 3-like isoform X5, which produces MASLPVPHTLPRASPAVVGVARGRRGRAAVRVRTATAALGGGCGGGGMEQRHGEAPHAPGKSTLACALSRELHYRGHLTYVLDGDNLRHGLTRDLSFKAEDRAENIRRVGEVAKLFADAGIICIASLISPYRRDRDACRALLPDSIFIEVFLDVPLKICEARDPKGLYKLARTGKIKGFTGVDDPYEPPVNGEIVITMKDGECPSPKAMAKQVLCYLEENGYLQA
- the LOC136504649 gene encoding adenylyl-sulfate kinase 3-like isoform X3, whose translation is MASLPVPHTLPRASPAVVGVARGRRGRAAVRVRTATAALGGGCGGGGMEQRHGEAPHAPVKEKPVMSNIGKSTNILWHNCPIGQSDRQKLLGQKGCVVWITGLSGSGKSTLACALSRELHYRGHLTYVLDGDNLRHGLTRDLSFKAEDRAENIRRVGEVAKLFADAGIICIASLISPYRRDRDACRALLPDSIFIELVILKVCTSLHAQERLKVSLELMIHTNRQLMIVITMKDGECPSPKAMAKQVLCYLEENGYLQA